From the Nevskia ramosa DSM 11499 genome, the window CCAGTCGATCAAGGTCATGCCGGTGCGTTCGCGGAAGCGGCGAGTGAAGGTGCGGCGGCTCATCAGCGCGCGGGCGCTCAGGGAATCGAGATCCTGCGGCTGATGCAGATGGCCGTGCAGCCAGGTGATCAACGCATCGAGCCGGGTATCGGCGCCGGTGGTCGGCAGCGGCTGTTCGATGAACTGCGCCTGCCCGCCCTGGCGGTGCGGCGGCACCACCAGCCGGCGCGCGACCTTGTTGGCGATCTCGCTGCCGCAGAGGCCGCGCAGCAGGTGCAGGCAGCAGTCGAGCCCGGCTGCGGTGCCGGCCGAGGTGGTGATCAGACCATCGTCGAGATAGAGCACGTCGGCATCGACGTCGATGTCCGGATGCTGGCGCGCCAACTCGGCGGCATAACCCCAGTGCGTGGTCGCGCGGCGACCGGCGAGCAGACCGGCATCGGCAAGCACGCAGGCGCCGAGGCAGAGGCCGACGATCCGCGCACCGCGGGCATGCGCCGCTTGCAAGGCATCGAGCAGCGCCTGCGGCGGCCGTTCGGCCGGATCGCGCCAGCTCGGCACGATGATCAGGCCGGCGTCGTCCAGCGCCTCCAGGCCGTGGTCAACGCTCAAGGAAAAGCCGGCCGTGGTCCGCAGCGGCCCCGGCTCCGAGGCGCAGACCTTGAACTCGAAG encodes:
- a CDS encoding helix-turn-helix domain-containing protein, yielding MPIVVVVAFDRISPFHLAVPCAVFGEEHPGLTRFEFKVCASEPGPLRTTAGFSLSVDHGLEALDDAGLIIVPSWRDPAERPPQALLDALQAAHARGARIVGLCLGACVLADAGLLAGRRATTHWGYAAELARQHPDIDVDADVLYLDDGLITTSAGTAAGLDCCLHLLRGLCGSEIANKVARRLVVPPHRQGGQAQFIEQPLPTTGADTRLDALITWLHGHLHQPQDLDSLSARALMSRRTFTRRFRERTGMTLIDWLTAERLALSQRLLETTEHPVEQIAVLAGFGSAVSLRQHFRKALGVSPGAWRTSFSGS